A genomic stretch from Chitinophaga lutea includes:
- a CDS encoding serine hydrolase domain-containing protein, with protein MSIKTLCLGLLILAYCIPGYTQAPDTAKLNRFFDRLAEKNKAMGTLCIVKDGKVQYSRSIGYSRISADGKIPASATTRYRIGSVTKMFTATMIFQLAEKNRLKLSDTLGKYFPQMPNAGKITIAHILGHRSGLPPIYADRESRLPKTVPRTKEEMLASMAKGTPEFEPGARYAYSNAGYFLLGCLIEKLTGEPYEKTLQEQITGKIGLHDTYPAGTTADNRESASFHYISEWQNGPETHPSILFGAGFLVSTPPDLAKFIRALFDGQLISRSDLNRMIQERSGIDTFQFAGKTYYGHTGGVDGFGAWLAYLPEEKLALAYATNGKVYPVGNIMNGITDIYGNRPFTIPSFEPFAVSIDVLDKYVGVYGTSEAPVKFTITRNGATLYAQPPGQTSPFPLEPTAVDKFRLEGPGIVFEFDPAKKQMIVKRGGGQRVFNKEN; from the coding sequence ATGAGTATTAAAACATTATGCCTCGGCTTATTGATACTGGCATACTGCATCCCGGGCTACACCCAGGCGCCGGACACGGCCAAACTCAACCGTTTCTTTGACCGGCTGGCAGAGAAGAACAAGGCCATGGGCACCCTTTGTATCGTCAAAGACGGGAAAGTACAGTACAGCCGTTCCATCGGTTACAGCCGTATCTCCGCAGATGGAAAGATACCCGCCTCGGCCACCACGAGGTACCGCATCGGGTCGGTCACGAAAATGTTCACCGCCACGATGATCTTCCAGCTGGCTGAAAAGAACCGGTTGAAACTGAGCGACACGCTGGGGAAGTATTTCCCGCAGATGCCGAATGCCGGGAAGATCACCATTGCTCACATCCTGGGGCACCGGAGCGGCCTTCCTCCCATCTACGCTGACAGGGAGTCCAGGCTGCCGAAAACGGTCCCCCGAACGAAAGAAGAGATGCTGGCATCGATGGCGAAGGGAACACCGGAATTTGAGCCGGGTGCGAGGTATGCTTACAGCAACGCCGGGTATTTCCTGCTGGGCTGCCTGATCGAAAAACTGACCGGCGAGCCGTATGAGAAAACACTGCAGGAACAGATCACTGGAAAGATCGGGCTGCACGACACCTACCCCGCCGGTACCACCGCAGATAACCGCGAAAGCGCATCCTTCCACTATATCTCCGAATGGCAAAACGGGCCGGAAACGCACCCCAGCATCCTCTTCGGCGCCGGCTTCCTGGTGTCTACCCCGCCGGACCTTGCAAAATTCATCCGGGCCCTCTTCGACGGCCAACTCATCTCCCGGAGCGATCTTAACCGGATGATACAGGAAAGATCGGGCATCGACACTTTCCAGTTCGCGGGGAAAACCTATTATGGCCACACCGGCGGGGTAGATGGTTTCGGCGCCTGGCTGGCCTACCTTCCGGAGGAAAAACTGGCTTTGGCTTATGCGACGAACGGCAAGGTGTACCCGGTCGGCAACATCATGAACGGCATCACGGATATCTACGGCAACAGGCCTTTTACAATCCCCTCTTTTGAGCCCTTCGCCGTGAGCATAGACGTGCTGGATAAATACGTAGGCGTATATGGCACATCCGAGGCGCCCGTCAAGTTTACCATCACCCGCAACGGCGCCACGCTGTACGCACAGCCGCCGGGGCAAACATCCCCCTTCCCGCTGGAACCCACCGCTGTGGACAAATTCCGGCTCGAAGGCCCCGGGATAGTTTTTGAATTCGACCCCGCTAAAAAACAGATGATCGTAAAGCGCGGCGGTGGTCAGCGTGTATTCAACAAAGAAAATTAA
- a CDS encoding potassium transporter KefB, translated as MSTQNSSTTKSIRTASLVKRMLIGAAIALVLIALFVLPVEGKPEWGNFWKVRPLIIVPLAGAAGGACSYFLEYLFGEGGRRKALIVIVSVVIYIIGLWMGTVLGLDGTLWD; from the coding sequence ATGTCAACTCAAAACAGTTCAACAACAAAATCGATCCGTACCGCTTCACTGGTGAAACGCATGCTGATCGGCGCAGCGATCGCACTGGTGCTGATCGCGCTTTTCGTGCTGCCGGTCGAAGGCAAACCTGAGTGGGGGAACTTCTGGAAGGTGCGGCCGCTCATCATCGTTCCTTTAGCGGGTGCGGCAGGCGGCGCATGTTCTTATTTCCTCGAATACCTGTTCGGCGAAGGCGGGCGAAGGAAAGCACTCATCGTCATTGTAAGCGTGGTGATCTATATCATCGGCCTCTGGATGGGAACGGTGCTGGGGCTCGACGGAACATTGTGGGATTAA
- a CDS encoding DUF4240 domain-containing protein, with amino-acid sequence MNEQEFWKIIDRSAVESKLDTSLQSNIITEMLDSYTIEQMIEFEIIFRQLVIAADDFKILGAQKIIDGYVSDDSYLYFRCWLIGLGESTFREALQNPDILADVVHEGTVADFEELMYVTTTAFLKKTGKEEEDDSCPRAIALYKGYDYDFNTPPTKGTDWTEDQLPVLYPRLWAKFH; translated from the coding sequence ATGAACGAACAGGAATTCTGGAAAATAATCGACCGTTCGGCTGTTGAATCGAAGCTGGACACCTCCTTACAAAGCAATATCATCACGGAAATGCTGGACAGTTACACGATCGAACAGATGATTGAGTTCGAGATTATTTTCCGGCAGCTGGTGATAGCAGCAGACGACTTCAAGATCCTGGGCGCCCAGAAAATAATCGACGGCTATGTATCGGACGATTCCTACCTGTACTTTCGCTGCTGGCTCATCGGGCTGGGTGAAAGCACATTCCGGGAAGCCTTGCAAAACCCCGATATTCTTGCCGATGTGGTGCATGAAGGAACGGTGGCGGACTTCGAGGAACTGATGTATGTGACAACCACGGCCTTCTTGAAAAAGACAGGTAAAGAAGAGGAGGATGATAGCTGCCCGAGAGCCATTGCTTTGTACAAGGGATATGATTATGATTTTAATACCCCGCCTACAAAAGGAACGGACTGGACGGAAGACCAGTTGCCTGTCTTATATCCAAGATTGTGGGCTAAGTTTCATTGA
- a CDS encoding universal stress protein: MKSLLILTDFSEAAFRAAEYACGIAPLLQVDRFILYHAYQTYVGGTEIPIIEDSHEVYLASMESLGLQHDRLSTLAGPGVKIEMMAREGLLTDTIAAYAEQENIAAIVMGVSGKSGLEALLLGSVTAEILKTSTVPVLVVPGDALVGRPVKTVVFATDLKDVNHLSAARLDDFLGAFKAQLYIVNVGGETDEKYRPETFEAITDLHRLLEKYNPTFGYISRDDVVDGILSYAKERQASMIISVPKKHGGFSALFHKSISKKLAYNSNVPLLFLPGLE; this comes from the coding sequence ATGAAATCACTGCTGATACTGACCGATTTTTCCGAAGCCGCCTTCCGTGCGGCGGAATATGCCTGCGGAATAGCACCATTGCTGCAGGTGGACCGGTTCATTCTTTACCACGCCTACCAGACCTACGTGGGTGGAACGGAAATACCCATTATCGAAGACAGCCACGAGGTGTACCTGGCCAGCATGGAGTCCCTGGGCCTGCAGCACGACCGGCTCAGCACCCTGGCCGGCCCTGGCGTAAAGATCGAAATGATGGCCAGGGAAGGCTTACTCACCGATACGATTGCCGCCTACGCGGAGCAGGAAAACATTGCCGCCATTGTAATGGGCGTGTCAGGAAAGTCCGGCCTGGAGGCGTTGCTCCTGGGCAGCGTCACGGCGGAGATACTGAAAACAAGCACCGTACCCGTGCTGGTGGTACCGGGAGACGCGCTGGTGGGCAGGCCTGTTAAAACCGTGGTTTTTGCCACCGATCTGAAAGATGTGAATCACCTGTCGGCCGCCCGGCTGGATGATTTTCTAGGTGCTTTCAAGGCCCAATTGTATATCGTGAATGTAGGCGGGGAAACGGACGAAAAATACAGGCCGGAAACCTTCGAAGCCATCACCGACCTGCACCGCCTGCTGGAAAAATACAATCCGACTTTCGGGTATATCAGCCGGGATGATGTGGTGGATGGGATACTGAGCTACGCGAAAGAACGGCAGGCTTCGATGATCATTTCCGTTCCGAAAAAACACGGTGGTTTTTCCGCCCTTTTCCATAAAAGCATTTCTAAAAAACTGGCGTACAACTCCAACGTGCCGCTGCTGTTTCTGCCGGGTCTGGAATGA
- a CDS encoding glycoside hydrolase family 97 protein — MHVKFHFMAQFLVAQLIAFQVQAQQTLQFHDPSGKISAQLSVQNGRLTWSAAAGNKTLVGPSAAGVVLHDAELGSSVSGISLIRQSATSNSRIYEVAVKGATYSFGIEFRLFKDGCAFRYRLPGEGPKRIRKERTVFTIPASSRVWFFERNSAWKLKSYAGWWTHTAVDSLPVISSSGPVQGKPLVMQLSDKSYMVITEAALYDYSGMRLEATGHRTVQVNFTEGEQGFEVQGGSFSPWRVVMYAEDLNSLVNNGMIAALNPRPDKSLYGDVSYIQPGKAVWSWITRKNNYMQPDEEKRFIDAAATLKFNYTLLDEGWETVWPDKWTQLKDICAYAAKKQVKVWVWRDSKWLREPRQRDGFLDSLVLCGVAGVKTDFMNSEAKELVDFEIGFLKATAIRKLMVNFHGCHAPTGESITYPNEMTREGIRGLELNNMNEPVPAWHNAALPFTRLLCGHGDYTPGFFTNKGPTTYTHQLALMYLFNSPFQCMAESPVTIVNDPLYAPVIPLLQTLPVTWDETRVLEGSEIGKLAALAKRKGKEWYVSVINGTDQPQAFTLRPDFLPRKNHKALIVSDGDGFVVQERNIGNGETVRFTIPPTGGLVIRLTR, encoded by the coding sequence ATGCACGTTAAATTCCACTTCATGGCGCAGTTCCTCGTGGCGCAGCTCATCGCGTTTCAGGTACAGGCGCAGCAAACACTTCAATTCCACGATCCTTCCGGAAAGATATCCGCACAATTATCGGTGCAAAATGGCCGGTTAACCTGGTCGGCGGCAGCGGGCAACAAAACGCTCGTCGGGCCGTCTGCCGCCGGGGTGGTGTTGCACGACGCAGAGCTGGGCAGCAGCGTGAGCGGCATCTCCCTCATCCGCCAATCCGCCACCAGCAACAGCCGTATATACGAGGTAGCCGTAAAAGGCGCGACGTATTCGTTCGGGATCGAGTTCCGCCTGTTCAAAGACGGTTGCGCATTCCGGTACAGGCTGCCGGGCGAAGGGCCAAAAAGAATCAGGAAAGAACGCACGGTATTTACGATACCCGCCTCCTCCCGCGTATGGTTCTTCGAACGGAACAGCGCCTGGAAATTAAAGTCGTACGCCGGGTGGTGGACGCATACGGCTGTCGACAGCCTGCCCGTTATTTCGTCCTCCGGCCCGGTGCAGGGCAAGCCGCTGGTGATGCAGCTGTCCGATAAAAGTTACATGGTCATCACCGAAGCCGCGCTCTACGATTACAGCGGCATGCGGCTGGAAGCTACCGGCCACCGCACCGTACAGGTGAATTTCACGGAAGGCGAACAGGGATTCGAGGTGCAGGGCGGCAGTTTTTCGCCGTGGAGGGTCGTGATGTATGCGGAAGACCTGAACAGCCTGGTGAATAACGGGATGATAGCGGCATTGAATCCCCGCCCCGATAAATCCCTGTACGGCGACGTGTCTTATATTCAGCCGGGAAAGGCCGTCTGGAGCTGGATCACAAGAAAAAACAACTACATGCAGCCGGATGAAGAAAAACGCTTCATCGATGCCGCCGCCACACTGAAATTCAATTATACCCTGCTCGACGAAGGCTGGGAAACGGTGTGGCCCGATAAATGGACGCAGCTGAAGGATATCTGTGCATACGCGGCGAAAAAACAGGTGAAGGTGTGGGTGTGGCGCGATTCCAAATGGCTGCGCGAACCCCGACAAAGGGATGGTTTCCTCGACAGCCTCGTGCTGTGCGGGGTTGCTGGCGTCAAAACGGATTTTATGAACAGCGAGGCGAAAGAACTGGTGGATTTCGAGATCGGTTTTCTGAAGGCCACGGCCATCCGGAAGCTGATGGTGAATTTCCACGGATGCCACGCTCCGACGGGCGAAAGTATTACCTATCCGAATGAGATGACGAGGGAAGGCATCAGGGGCCTGGAGCTGAATAACATGAACGAACCGGTACCGGCCTGGCACAACGCCGCGCTGCCGTTCACCAGGTTGCTATGCGGCCATGGCGATTATACACCGGGCTTCTTCACCAACAAAGGCCCCACCACTTATACGCATCAGCTGGCGTTGATGTATCTCTTCAATTCCCCGTTCCAATGTATGGCTGAAAGCCCCGTCACGATTGTGAATGATCCGTTGTACGCGCCGGTCATTCCGCTGCTGCAAACCCTGCCGGTTACCTGGGATGAAACCCGGGTGCTGGAAGGAAGCGAGATCGGAAAGCTGGCGGCCCTTGCAAAGCGGAAAGGGAAAGAGTGGTATGTGTCTGTGATCAACGGAACGGATCAGCCGCAGGCGTTTACCTTACGCCCGGATTTTCTGCCGCGTAAAAATCATAAGGCCCTGATAGTAAGCGACGGCGATGGTTTTGTAGTGCAGGAAAGAAATATCGGTAACGGGGAAACGGTAAGGTTTACCATACCGCCCACGGGCGGCCTGGTGATCCGGCTGACGCGGTAA
- a CDS encoding right-handed parallel beta-helix repeat-containing protein — protein MRLLCILLPLLCLHVFSSANVLHTGHGQPYPDLTVAAKAAVPGDTILLHNGTHAGDQSLQGLQGKPDRWIYLLAEKNGDVLFKGGTSAWRGSDIAYLHIEGMVFTGQTGNGLNLDDGGTYASPSHHIVFRHCIFRDMAATGNNDLLKLSGANDLTIEECTFLNGSPGGSGIDMVGCHNSLIRRCRFENMGANAVQMKGGSSNIFVEACVFKNAGSRAINLGGSTGTAFFRPANAAWEAEGLKVHSNVFIGSEVPVAFVGCTRSEVVNNTIYKPGRWVIRILQENKDTARFGKCGNNTFRNNIICFDEQVRTACSTGPGTAAESFTFSNNLWFHTGDSAWPGPQLPAHEKSTLTGKDPLFRDTAKEDFSIKAGSPAAGAGFAVQHPEKDHAGTRFKSNRAIGAFEVKQ, from the coding sequence ATGCGCCTGCTTTGCATCCTGTTGCCGCTTCTCTGTCTGCATGTTTTTTCGTCAGCCAACGTGCTGCACACCGGTCACGGGCAGCCATATCCTGATCTGACCGTCGCGGCGAAGGCCGCCGTTCCCGGCGACACCATTCTGCTGCACAACGGCACTCATGCCGGCGACCAATCGTTACAGGGCCTGCAAGGCAAACCCGATCGCTGGATATACCTACTCGCAGAAAAAAACGGCGATGTGTTGTTCAAGGGAGGAACCTCGGCGTGGCGGGGCAGCGATATCGCCTACCTGCACATCGAAGGCATGGTATTCACAGGGCAAACGGGCAACGGCCTCAACCTCGACGATGGCGGCACTTACGCCTCCCCCTCGCATCACATCGTGTTCCGGCATTGTATTTTCCGCGACATGGCCGCTACCGGCAACAACGACCTGCTGAAATTATCCGGCGCGAACGATCTCACCATCGAAGAATGCACCTTCCTGAACGGCTCACCGGGCGGCAGCGGCATCGATATGGTGGGCTGCCACAACAGCCTCATCCGCCGGTGCCGGTTTGAAAACATGGGCGCCAATGCGGTGCAGATGAAAGGCGGCAGCAGCAATATCTTCGTAGAGGCATGTGTGTTTAAAAATGCAGGCAGCAGGGCCATCAACCTGGGCGGCAGCACGGGCACCGCGTTTTTCAGGCCGGCCAATGCCGCCTGGGAAGCGGAAGGCCTGAAAGTTCACAGCAATGTATTCATCGGGTCGGAGGTGCCGGTTGCTTTTGTAGGATGCACCCGTTCGGAAGTGGTCAACAACACCATCTATAAACCCGGCAGGTGGGTGATCCGCATCTTGCAGGAAAACAAGGATACGGCCCGTTTCGGGAAATGCGGCAACAATACCTTCCGCAACAATATCATCTGTTTCGACGAGCAGGTGCGCACGGCCTGCAGCACAGGCCCGGGTACCGCAGCGGAAAGTTTTACGTTTTCCAACAACCTCTGGTTCCATACCGGCGACAGTGCATGGCCGGGGCCACAATTACCGGCGCATGAAAAAAGCACATTGACAGGGAAGGATCCGCTGTTCAGGGATACGGCGAAGGAAGATTTTTCCATTAAAGCCGGCAGTCCTGCTGCGGGTGCGGGTTTTGCTGTGCAGCATCCGGAAAAGGATCATGCGGGCACGCGATTCAAATCCAACAGAGCGATTGGCGCTTTTGAAGTGAAACAATAA
- a CDS encoding glycosyl hydrolase yields the protein MQRRDFLKNTLITATGMLVWPALSRGGNAAEVLNEAGFLRPPAHCRPQVLWIWLNGHVTEEGIRKDLEAMRQMGLGGALLFNTEGAVPRGPVDMGGTQWRSLMLYTMQEAQRLQLQIMIHNSAGFSGTGGSFVQPQQSMQQLVWRTVKAAPGQKEYSIPPPFTKLGYYRDIAVVAFPELPVPALRKLMLNGKEEQPDACFDQDPETALRLEKTGDIVFEFAEEGAFQSVTIWRKPEVPRDVYDGPPDSPPTFQLESAPDGINYSTVCTIVMPQLRKMNAPGAAVFPAVKTKFFRLRTNISTWLSEVQWHAHAAVTNWPGKANFYQHVAESVTTATADEGIDKKQVLDLTNLLQPNGTLQWEPPSGHWTILRIGHTATGQLGASQPDAAVGLELDKFSRDAVDGWFRHMDEYLFNALQRYPSCRGLLIDSWEVGVQNWTQRMPEAFLQQHDYAISQWLPALTGRIVGNAEATNAFLFDFRRTQATLVAKEYYAGFKTHCNAKGWQLWGEPYGDGMFDSLQISQSMDLPMGEFWTRYAPGTMNSIGVALSAGHTAGKRVIGAEAFTGLPETSRWTEYPYALKVQGDHFYSLGINQLMLSVMVHQPYAHGLPGFCMGPFGSHFDRTNTWAAFTHGWTSYLTRTQYMLQQGHYAADFVFFKGEESAASIPDIDHVMPNSPTGYGADVIGPDALFQDIQIRDHRIVFPDGMTYNVMVMIQLRKVSLPVLQRLKELVEAGMLLAVNEKPESPPGLSGDAAALRALADEIWGDLDGIKVKERKLGKGTLYRNKLLADIVQLPPDFRYTSVRRDAAIRFTHRRTADADIYFVSNRLRRHERVIAEFRIKGMLPELWNAEDGSITEAAMYQPTDNGIRVPLEFTPTGSWLVVFRKPLPGKGIEALTQNGELLCSALPAAVPAADYWAQVQQTFSIEVWIKPDTYAMPGKGYVVYPPEGEQVYGKGYACAGIAAGQNVIRICERTKGAAYFSKDVVAVYQPVSGWTHVVAVYHDGIPALYINGKLAGRGVAGEYKVIPGLGTKPTGELHSSVFEGNATEPALHREALGPEKIAALYAAKLPAPALPDGLLLRRQGKRVKALAWQNGNYHVDGYEINVKDKCAVQTLKGAWQLQFEPGRGAPASMRLPELISLHRHTDFNVRHFAGVVTYKKQFHITPVALQKGKRVFLDLGRVEVLADVSINGKKAGMCWKEPYRIDITSFIRAGDNSMSIQVATLWPNRQIGDEQLPAENAYTPSHYIATMPEWFVQNKSNPGRRVTFATWNNYKPEDPLLEAGLLGPVRLITAWELQLPATAQ from the coding sequence ATGCAAAGAAGGGATTTCCTGAAGAATACACTGATCACTGCAACGGGTATGTTGGTATGGCCGGCGTTGAGCCGTGGGGGTAATGCAGCGGAAGTACTGAACGAGGCGGGGTTTTTACGCCCACCCGCCCACTGCCGCCCGCAGGTGCTGTGGATCTGGCTCAACGGGCACGTGACGGAAGAAGGCATCCGCAAAGACCTGGAGGCGATGCGGCAAATGGGCCTCGGCGGCGCGTTGCTCTTCAATACGGAAGGCGCCGTGCCGCGTGGCCCGGTAGATATGGGCGGCACGCAATGGCGCAGCCTGATGCTGTATACGATGCAGGAAGCGCAGCGGTTGCAGCTGCAGATCATGATACACAATTCAGCGGGTTTCTCCGGTACGGGCGGTTCGTTCGTTCAGCCGCAGCAGAGCATGCAGCAGCTGGTTTGGCGTACCGTGAAAGCGGCGCCGGGCCAAAAGGAATATTCCATCCCCCCGCCTTTCACCAAGCTGGGTTATTATCGCGATATCGCCGTGGTGGCCTTTCCTGAACTACCTGTGCCGGCATTGCGGAAACTGATGCTGAACGGGAAGGAAGAACAACCGGATGCCTGCTTCGACCAGGATCCTGAAACGGCCCTGCGGCTGGAGAAAACGGGTGATATCGTTTTTGAGTTTGCGGAAGAGGGCGCCTTTCAGTCCGTCACGATCTGGCGCAAGCCGGAAGTGCCGCGGGATGTGTACGACGGCCCGCCCGACAGTCCGCCTACCTTCCAGCTGGAAAGCGCTCCGGACGGGATAAATTATTCCACGGTATGCACCATCGTGATGCCGCAGCTGCGTAAAATGAATGCGCCCGGCGCGGCGGTTTTTCCCGCAGTGAAAACAAAATTCTTCCGCCTGCGCACCAACATCAGCACCTGGTTATCCGAAGTGCAATGGCATGCACATGCGGCGGTAACCAACTGGCCGGGCAAAGCCAATTTTTACCAGCATGTGGCGGAAAGCGTAACCACGGCAACGGCGGATGAGGGCATCGATAAAAAACAGGTGCTGGATCTGACGAATCTTTTGCAACCCAACGGCACACTGCAGTGGGAGCCACCTTCCGGCCACTGGACCATCCTGCGCATCGGCCATACCGCCACCGGTCAGCTTGGCGCCTCGCAACCCGATGCGGCGGTAGGGCTGGAGCTGGACAAATTCAGTCGTGATGCGGTAGACGGTTGGTTCCGGCATATGGACGAATACCTCTTCAACGCGTTACAACGCTATCCATCCTGCCGGGGCCTGCTGATCGACAGCTGGGAAGTGGGCGTGCAAAACTGGACGCAGCGCATGCCGGAAGCTTTTCTTCAACAGCATGACTACGCCATCTCCCAATGGCTGCCTGCCCTGACCGGCCGCATCGTCGGCAATGCGGAGGCTACCAACGCCTTCCTGTTCGACTTCAGGCGCACGCAGGCAACCCTGGTGGCTAAAGAATACTACGCGGGTTTTAAGACCCATTGCAACGCCAAAGGCTGGCAGTTGTGGGGCGAGCCGTATGGCGACGGGATGTTTGACAGCCTGCAGATTTCGCAGTCGATGGATTTGCCGATGGGCGAATTCTGGACGCGTTACGCGCCCGGCACCATGAATAGCATCGGCGTGGCGCTCTCCGCGGGCCATACCGCCGGCAAACGCGTGATCGGCGCGGAAGCGTTCACCGGCCTGCCGGAAACATCGCGGTGGACGGAATACCCCTACGCCCTCAAAGTGCAGGGCGATCATTTTTATTCGCTCGGCATCAACCAGCTGATGTTGTCCGTGATGGTGCATCAGCCATATGCGCACGGCCTGCCCGGCTTTTGTATGGGCCCTTTCGGATCGCACTTCGACAGGACCAATACCTGGGCCGCTTTCACCCATGGCTGGACCAGCTACCTAACCCGCACGCAGTACATGTTGCAGCAGGGGCATTACGCGGCGGACTTTGTATTCTTCAAAGGAGAAGAATCCGCCGCATCTATCCCGGACATAGATCACGTAATGCCGAACAGCCCCACCGGCTATGGCGCCGATGTAATCGGGCCGGATGCGCTGTTCCAGGATATTCAAATCCGCGACCACCGGATCGTTTTCCCAGATGGCATGACGTACAATGTAATGGTGATGATCCAGCTGCGGAAGGTATCGCTGCCCGTGCTGCAAAGACTGAAAGAGCTGGTGGAAGCCGGCATGCTGCTGGCCGTCAATGAAAAACCCGAATCCCCGCCGGGCCTTAGCGGCGACGCAGCCGCCCTGCGCGCGCTGGCCGATGAGATCTGGGGAGACCTGGACGGCATCAAAGTGAAGGAACGCAAATTGGGCAAAGGGACCCTATACAGGAATAAGTTGTTGGCCGACATCGTACAGCTGCCGCCGGATTTCAGATACACGTCGGTAAGGCGAGATGCGGCCATCCGTTTCACGCACCGCCGCACGGCGGATGCCGATATTTATTTTGTGAGTAACCGCCTGCGCCGCCATGAGCGCGTCATCGCTGAATTCAGGATAAAAGGCATGTTGCCCGAGCTGTGGAACGCGGAAGACGGCAGCATCACGGAAGCGGCGATGTACCAGCCTACCGACAACGGCATCCGTGTGCCGCTGGAGTTTACACCTACCGGCTCGTGGCTGGTGGTATTCCGGAAGCCATTGCCGGGTAAAGGCATCGAAGCGTTGACCCAAAACGGCGAACTGCTTTGTTCCGCGCTGCCCGCTGCTGTACCGGCTGCGGATTACTGGGCGCAGGTGCAGCAGACATTTTCGATAGAAGTATGGATCAAACCGGATACTTATGCCATGCCGGGCAAAGGATACGTGGTGTATCCGCCCGAAGGGGAGCAGGTCTACGGCAAGGGATATGCCTGCGCGGGTATCGCCGCGGGCCAGAACGTTATCCGCATCTGCGAGCGTACGAAAGGCGCCGCCTATTTCTCGAAAGACGTGGTGGCCGTGTATCAGCCCGTTTCCGGCTGGACGCACGTGGTGGCGGTATATCACGATGGAATACCCGCCCTGTACATCAACGGTAAACTGGCAGGCCGCGGCGTTGCGGGTGAATACAAAGTGATTCCGGGCCTTGGCACCAAACCCACCGGTGAATTGCATTCCAGCGTTTTTGAAGGGAATGCCACCGAACCGGCGCTGCACCGCGAAGCGCTTGGTCCTGAGAAGATAGCGGCGCTGTATGCCGCTAAACTGCCGGCTCCTGCATTGCCGGATGGCCTTCTGCTGCGCCGGCAGGGCAAGCGTGTCAAAGCACTGGCCTGGCAGAACGGGAATTACCATGTAGACGGATATGAAATCAACGTAAAAGATAAATGCGCCGTGCAAACGCTGAAAGGCGCATGGCAATTGCAATTCGAGCCGGGGCGGGGCGCTCCGGCAAGCATGCGGCTGCCGGAACTGATATCGCTGCACCGCCATACCGATTTTAACGTGCGTCACTTTGCGGGAGTGGTAACCTATAAAAAGCAGTTCCACATCACACCCGTCGCTCTACAGAAAGGCAAGCGGGTGTTTCTCGACCTGGGCAGGGTGGAGGTACTCGCCGATGTCAGCATCAATGGGAAAAAAGCAGGCATGTGCTGGAAAGAGCCTTATCGCATCGATATTACGTCCTTCATCAGAGCGGGCGACAACAGCATGAGCATACAGGTAGCCACGCTCTGGCCCAACCGCCAGATCGGCGATGAGCAGCTGCCGGCAGAGAATGCTTACACGCCGTCTCATTACATTGCAACAATGCCGGAATGGTTCGTGCAGAACAAAAGTAACCCCGGCCGGCGCGTTACGTTCGCTACCTGGAATAATTATAAACCGGAAGACCCTTTACTGGAAGCCGGCTTGCTCGGGCCGGTGCGATTGATCACCGCATGGGAACTGCAGCTTCCGGCAACCGCGCAATAA